The sequence below is a genomic window from Phoenix dactylifera cultivar Barhee BC4 chromosome 8, palm_55x_up_171113_PBpolish2nd_filt_p, whole genome shotgun sequence.
TGAAAGCTTAGTTCCTCTCCCATTTTTAAGGCCTCCTGGTCTCTAGGGATTTGGCAATATTCCTTGAAATTTTACTTACATCAGTCATCATTCAGAAAATGCCTCCAGTGACAGTTTTGAGAATTTTTCACACACAAATTTTGCTGCCTCATATCCTTCTCTtttctgaaaaaagaaaaaggaaaagaagaaaaaagaagaaaaaaagagaatttgttgtATAGCAGTGGTATGTTCAAACTTAATTATTCCATTTTGAGCTCTTGATTACAGATTCAGCAGCCTGAGAAAAATCAGGCTCCATGGAATGGTTTAGAATGTGGAAAAGGTATATTCCCCAAAAAACTAGAAAGAATCTGAATAACCAAACAAAAGGGGAACttctctttgtttatattgAACAGCAGAAGCAACCAAGATAATAAGAACTGCTAGTAACTAACCAGGTGCAGTCTGTTAATAGTTGATAATTTTAGGTTGTTGTACAAATTTTGAAAGAATTAACGGAAAACCACTGTTTAGTCCTTGGTTCGGCAGTAGTTCAAGAATGATCCTGTTCGTGTTTCATTTACGTCATAATCTTCACGCTTGTGAGTCAGATGGGTCCTTGTAAAATGCTTATTAGTCTTTATTTTGTTTTGTACATAGGCTAGGGCCTAGAAGATAAGGCAGACTAAAGAGGGCCAGAAAGACCAGTAAAACACACTCATGAGTAGTCCATGAACATTGCAATAAAGCTTGAATTGTACAGACTTTTAATTTGAAGGGAGAAGGTTCCGTTTTGGAAGTCCAGGAGACAGAGAAAGTTGCAGTTTGTGATGAAAGGATAGAGCATGGTAACTTCTTTTCGGttgctttcctttttctttttctttttttttttttttttgctgaaacagGCGTATCATATAATGcaggtacgaatacacccagtaGAATCGGCATACAAAAGGTTCCGGAATATGTCAGACATCTTATCCTCTCCAACTCATAGGGCGCCTCTTGAGTGGCGCACTACAAATGCCGCCATCCAGTCCGCGGCCCCATTAGCTTCACGATATACATGCACAACTTGAAATGTGACAGCCTCTCTCACCATCAACTAAATATCACGGAGAAAGGGATGAACTCCTCTATCACCTTATGGGCCCATTCGGACCCATCTAATCACCGTGGCCGAATCCCCCTCCAAGAGGATGGAAGTCGCCTGCAGCACATGTTGCGCATAACGCAAACCCATCCAAGCTGCCCGTAACTCTGCGTCTGGAATCGAGGTGTGGAAGAGCTGACACCCCTCTGCTACCACCACACTCGAAGTCAGGCCTCTGATGACAAAACCGGCCCCTCCCCTCCTACCATCATCCAGGACAGAGCCGTCAAAATTGATCTTGAGGAAATTCGGGGGTggaggctcccaggtgaaaaaaaTCGTGTGAGGAGCTGCCGAAGCAATATGGGAtccccagatgtcccgagctgttAAAGGTCGATGATCTAAACCTGCATGGATAGTCTCTGTTGCTTGTGCCCGAGCGCGCTCCATCACGAATCATGGGGATGGACTGCGCTCGCTAAATACCCTAGCGTTCTTGGCCATCCATATCTGATAAACTATGCAGGACACCACAATAGCCACCTGGCGCAACTGGGGGGCAGCAAACTAGTGCCGAACTACCTTAAGAAATCGGTCCCTCTGGCTCCAAGTATCCTCCGGGATCGCAGATAGTCTCCATGTCTCCCTCGCCTATACACACTGAAATAGTGCATGGTCAACCGACTCGTCTACCTTACAATCCAGGCATAGTGGAGGGATGACCACTCCACGCCTGCTCAACACGGAGCTCGTCGGCAAACActcccaagccaccttccagaggaataGTGCAACCCTCTGGTGTAGCTCAACCCTCCATACCCAGCCACAATCCAAACCCAGCTCTGACTCCCGCTGAAGAACCCAAGAAACGTCGTCAGTCCTGAGTCTGGCTCTGCAAGTGGTGCTCCAAACCCTAACATCTGGACCTGCTGAACCCGGGACGGCAAGGGCCAATACCCGCTCTGCTAGATGCTCCCCAAATAACTGCCTCAATCTGTCATCATCCCACACTACCTCCCCCGGCCTCAAGAGGTCGCACGCCCGTAGCCCCGCAGCCCCCTCATCATTGATCATCATCGGCCACGTGCTCAAAAGAAGTGCATCTACCCATGGGTCCTCCATCACGTCAATGCTCCGTCCGTTGCCAATCAACCATCTGGAGTGCTCCAAGGCCATGGGCAGGTGCCTCCGAATCGCTTGCCACATAAAGGAAACCCTCCGTCTGCCCACTACCGGTCCGACTAAGCCTGCCCGACCATTTCTAGCTATTATGACCCGACTCCAGAATCCCTGCGGCTCCAGAATTACCTGCACCGCTCGCCGCGCTAGTAGTGCCTCGCGCCTCGCTCAGTGGCAGATAGACTCTCTACCAGGCCACGAGATGTATCCCATGGCCCCCTCTAAGGGAGCCCCACAAGAAGCTCTGCATGAGCCACTCAATCGCCACCAGCACCATCCTCGGCACAACAGTATGGGCTATAAGATAAATGGGTATCGAACAGAGGACTGACCTGACCAGCGTCAATCTGCCCATCATAGACAATGATGATGCCCTCTATCCCTCAAGTCTGCTCCGCACCCTTGCACCAATGCGGAACACTCTGCCACCCGCAGCCTTCTCCCTGTGAGTGGAACCCCAAGATAATCCAGCACCCCCTCCTGCTCCTGCATCCCCAAGATCGCCCTGATCTCACGCCACACCCTCCGCTCCGTGCTCGGACTAAAAATATGGACGACTTATGGAGATTAACTCGCTGCCCGGAAGCCGCACAATACTCTAACAATACCCTCTGAAGGGCCCTTGTGTCCCTCGCCCTAGCAAGCAACAAGCAATCATCTGCAAAAAGTAAGTGAGAAATAGGGGGGCACTAGGGGCTGGGCTGTAGATCGCCAACTTCCGGTTCTCGCAGGCTACATGCAGAGCACGAGAAAGTACATCAGaacaaatgataaataaatacgGGGACAGAGGACATCCCTAACGAAGCCCCATAGTAGCACGAAAAAAAAGACGAGGGCGTGCCGTTGACTAAGATGGAGAAACTTGGCCCCTGCACACTGCCTAGAACCCAATCAATCTAGACCTGATGGAAGCCAAAACTCTCCAGAGCCCGCCTGAGGAAATCCCACCGAATCCGGTCATAAGCCTACTCCATGTCCAGTTTCACTGCCATCAAACATCGCCTCCTCGGAGCTCGCTGTAAATCTCTTATCATCTCCTGCGCCAGCAGGATGTTATCTGATATACTCCTCCCTCCCACAAAAACTCCCTGCTCCTGGCTAATAATACTAGGTAACAAATCCTTCATTCTCCCCACCATGAGCCTCGCCACTACCTTATACAAGGTAGTGCATAAACTAATAGGCCTGTAGTGGCTCGGCTCCGAAGCATCCTGATGCTTCGGTATCAATGTAATGTAGGTAGCCATTCGCCATCACAACCCGACTGAAGAATAGTTGAACTGCCTCCACAACTGCCCTCCCAATAATACTCCAATACCTCTGAAAGAAGAAGGGGGAAATCCATCCGGTTCAGGGGCCTTATCCTCAGCTAGGGCCCATACCGCCTCCTGCACCTCTCTGTCCGATACTGGCCTAATCAACGCTGCATTATCTGCCTCCTCCACTTTGACTACCGGGCTAGGGAGCTGATCGGTGACGTAAGGCCCCCCATCCTCCGTCCACCTAGAACTGAAGAAGTCAAACAACACCTGTCTCACTACAGAATCCTCCTCCACCCGCTGGTCCACCCCAACTCTCAGTGATCGAATCATATTCCTTTGCTTTTTGATAACTGTCGATCGGTGGAAGAACCTAGTGTTCCGGTCACCCTCCTGGACCCACTGAATTCTCAATTTCTGTCTCCAAAATATCTCCTGCTGGCGCAACAGGGAGTGGTGGGAAGCCAAATAGCGTTGTAGATCCACCATATCATGAGTGGTGGTTGCTTTCTTTCTTCATGAGTGTTTGCAACCTAAAATTTACTTCATTAAAGGTGTTTAATTATCCTTACAGCTTGGCGCCGGCCTAAGCACTCAGCTGCCACCCGAGTCTATTTGAGGTGAAAGGGGTGGTGCGCTCTGGAGTTGCTGGGAATGCAAACCCTGACCTTCAGATTGGAATGTGATTATTCCTGAGTACCGGTCTCATACAGGGCTTTGGAACTGGCAGCCAAAGTTCCTTTCCCAAtaaaatcctaagaaacaagaagaagaagaagaagaagaagaaaaaaaaccttTGTAGTTTCTTCTCTCTTTAACTCGACCCGTGCAGCTTCGAATCATCAAGGTTGAGGGGTTTTTGAAGTATGGATGTTTAGTTTGCAAATACCTAAAGAAGTGTTCCGTGTATAATTCATTGGATGTGGATCAGATCTAATGACCCAATTGTGTATTGCTGGAGAGATTTTGGTTCAAACCTTGCAGAGGAAGCCACTTTATTCTTAAATGCAAAGGCTAAAGAAAAGGAACAGTGCCTCAATggatcaaaattcttttcttaagaAATCTCAGAGATCAAATTTCAGCGCGTCAAATTAGTATTATGCAAGGCCATTCGTTGTTGGAAATGTGCACGTGGTTCTCTAAGAATCTAATTTCTTGCTTCGCTGGCCGGGCTGTCCATAAGTGTTAGCTGGAAAATGTCGTCATTTGAATTGTCCGTTCGAGAGCGGTTGGTATGGTGTGAACACGCCGAGCACAGCCAAAGTCTCCCATCGTCGCGTGTTCCTCGAGACAATTGCAAATCGAGCAATGCTGTCCTGGAACGTTCAAATCCTCGCAAAGATTTGATGTCGGCAGCGGCAAAAAATGTGAAACTTAAGATAATGATGATAGTATCTCTTGTATGGACATCTCCTTTTAGGTCCCCATGATACGTCTCCATCCTTCATCATCTCATCTCTTATGTTGGTACTAAACAAACAGGTTTACACCCGTCCGGAAGAGATTTTTGGGTAACCACGGTACCATTCATCTGGTGCAGTTGAACCTAAATGGAGTCGGAGGAATCTAGGATTCCAGACTGCAAGAGAGCTGGATCAAGTAAGCTAGACTCAAGTTGTGCGACCACCATGACCTGAACTTTTGAgcatctctttattttttttgtttttttttccacaAATTATACTAGTTcgaaatatgaaaaatttatttctataaaaaagctttttttttttttgaaatctccaatcaaatagaatatatatcttttttatttttttgctgatCATATATTTCTCCCTCCTCTTTCCAAACTAAACAAGTCTATGTTGTGCAAGGAAATTGATCTCGTTTACCAATGAAAGTCAAATCAGATTCAGAGCTACGGAAAATTCCTGGGCAGTATCCCCACATGCCATGACCAATAATAATCTCATACGTAGCTTGAAATCTAAGGGTGATGGGAGTATCTTACACCCTTcacttttctcaaaaaaataaaaaataaaaaaataacatcatatgcATCTTAACAAGGAAACGTGCCACTTTCATACAAAACAATCATATTATAAGGTAAATGGAAATAAAAAAGGTCCGGCTTTTCAGATTTTTGTCTaccagaaaaaaaataaaaggaatctAGCTTGATCATTCCAACAAAGCATTTCCTTCCATAAATCGTAAATATATCGCAAGAAGGCTTATCAAGGATTCAACAGTCCACAAATTCCAATCCCACACGGAATTCTCGTTCCGATCTCATTTAAAACAAGAACTTACCTCGGCTCGCACACAAAGCAAGCTCTCCCTCTCATAGGCTTTTGATCCTCTCTGTGTcttgaagagaaggaagaagatatcATGGGAGTTATGAGGCAGCTTGCTGTCCTTCTGACTGTTGTGGTCGTGATAACAACATTCACAACCAGATCAGAGGGTGCTTTGCCGACGAACATCTTGGAAAAAGTTCTGATGGTAAACAAGAAGGGCCCTTTTTTGGGCCTTGTGGTGCCAAATTCCTTTGAGATGAGCCCTCTCCTACAGTCTTCCAAATTTGTCCGGAGCAAGAGGCTGCCATGCTTGGATTTTGGAGGTAAGGATGTCATTATATATCCCTTCTAATGATAAGGGTGTCTCTTTGGTGCATGatatctctcccttttttctttttttgggatTCCATTTTTATGATGTAATAATCATCGGCTTGGGAGCACCGAAATTGAATTATAATGAAGTTGGTAAGCGTCCTGATCGGTTTACTAGCCTTTATGGTGTAATTTTTAACGTAAGAATTCTCTCTTGTTCGAGAGAAAAGACTTTCTTTGTGCGTTTTTTTTTCTGTATTACTGTATTAGTTAATATGTATTAACAGGAAATATAGCATCCCTGTTCTGTTCTCTTCTGCTTCTTTTGGAGTCCTTTAAGCTGTAGGTCTAAAGACTGtctcataaatatttttccCCAGACCTCTGCATATGGTTCTACACTATCTCTGACTCACTTTGGAGTCAATAAACATATcgttttaataaataaattgacCATGTATATATGGCTTTTTTGTTATGATTTGAAGGGAGGAGGTTCCGATTTGGAAGggtagagaaggagaaggtgatTATTGTAATGACGGGATTGAGCATGGTATGTGGCTCATCGGTATCTCTCGTTCTCTCTAATTATGCATGCATTGCTCAAAGAAGAGAATAGTATTCTGACTTGGAGTCGTTGTTTTAAATTATGGCTGCAGCTTAATGCCGGCATAAGCACTCAGCTGCTGCTGACTCTATTTGATGTGAAGGGAGTGGTGCACTTCGGTGTCGCTGGAAATGCTAATCCCGACCTCCAGATCGGAGACGTAACTATTCCCAAGTATTGGGCTCACACCGGCCTCTGGAATTGGCAGGTGCATGGTATTTCCACTGAATAAAAACATGGAACGAAATGAAATGTTCTAATCAAGAAAagagcaaaaaggaagaagaaggttggaTTAAAACTGAAGTAATATATGTTACAAAACAAATGGATCATTTTGGTGAATAGAAGAGCctggcttcttctttttttttctctccttttggGGCTGTTTGAAATTCTCGCAGAATTAGGTTGGATTTCCTATAGGAATCTAATCTATTAACCTGCTCTCtgccctttttttttgctaaaaggtTATTCTAGTCTTGGTCTGAATCCCATTTAGGCGTGTTGCACTGTagggataaaaaaaagaagaaaaaaagacctATGAAGGTCTCTCTTCTGTTTTTTTCCCCCCTCCTACAAGATTTGGGTTGATATAGATCTTACCTAAATAAACTATCTAGTCCATGATCCTGTGGGAAATCCAGCTCAATCCTTTTGGATTTTCCGAATTAGCCTTTACTAGGTAGAGCCCGACCATTCACTTTTATTTGTTTGGAGTTCTAATGATGGCGTTGCATCTAGACTTTGCTTCCTAAATTGCAAACCAAATCTAGAAATGATATTAAGATCTTCTGGTATAACTTTAGAATTGCTCCTTTGTGATGGAATATAAATTTGTTGTTATGGCAGCTGTTATTAGGTTTGAAATTTCAACTTAATGTGCATGAGTTTCTTATTTGAAACTTAATATCAAATAGTCATCACCTGCATAAAGGATGTATGATTGAGATTATTCAAATAATTTCCTACCTGCTATTGTGAAATGGCAACCTAGCCCCTTGTGCCTCAGATAGGACTCATGCCCCAAATTTGTAATGACCTTGCTAGCTATTTTCCTGCTTTACATGTATATAGCATGCTCTCACCTCAGAGGTCAAATGcgatttgatttattgaatattATTAGGGATGCTAAGCACAAGCACCGCAGAAAATATTCATTTGGCTCATTTTGTTGACTTCTAACATCGAAGAAGCAACATATAAAATGCACTCTATccgctctttctttcttttctttcccttttcttttttgttgagaaTTATGGTAGGATTGCCACCATCTATATTCTCTACAACACGTGGAATGATGGACCCAAGTTGTGTCACCCTATAAAATATAATCccatttttggtttttttttttttgtgcaataCCCTTACAAATATGGCTTCGTACATATTTACCCTCCAAAAAATTACTATATATTTGCATGCCTCAAATCATTTTGTTTTGCATGGATGCCCCTCTCATTGGATTTAACTTTATTACCCTTTACATTGATGCCCTAGAAAATTTAATAGTGATAATAGCTATCTTTTTGTATAATTTTTTCAGCGGTATTAATGCAAAGGataataaattcaattcatatttaaataattattttcaaCACCGCTAGCCAAAAATCTAGTGGGAggtatattcatgcaaaaacaaGGTAAAGTATATATCAAAATATTGATTTTCGAAGGGTAAATATGCATTGGGCTATTTTCACAAAGGTGTATATGCAAAAACAACCCAATTTATTCTCATATTGTTCTTTGATAGCATAGTGTTGCTTTTCTACTGCAAGAATATCAAGCATTttctttcatcaaaaaatatcaagCATTCAATCGTTATAATACCAACTAGGGTTGAGTTAGACTCAAATGTCAAATTGAACTTAAATCACATACCAATCAGGTTTATTCATGCCACAGATTCGAAAATGGATCGAAGCGCGCAAAATGGTTGCCTAGAAATACAGCATCAAACACTGATCCTTGAATAAATGATTTTTTATCCATGATCTCATTTCTCTATGAAACTATGAGATTCTTTCAGAGGTGCATCCATTTATGAGTCTCTGACATTCTATGTTACCAAAACAGATCATATCAAATATTTCACATTTTCTATGATAATAGGCAAGCAACCTCTTGAGTCTCTAACTTCCGAATCCGAATGCCCAAAAGACCTACTGGTCGGCCACTGCTGCCTATGATCTAGTGTGCAAGGTGCTCGTGGATCGGCAACCGACCAGAACGGAAAAAATCCTTAGTGGTTCTACAGATGTATTCTTTTATTAGTGGTCATATTTGTTGGTAGAAGGACGCCGGGAACCTATCTGGTCAGGGGCTTTGTTCGGGTTGGATTTCTAACTCTAGGCATGAAGTCGGACTAAATAAAGCCTGCTTTGAAATTAAGTTCTGATATTGTTGGCAGATAGAAATCAGGTCTGACATGCATCCAAGTGTTGGTTTAATTTGCCTGATATGGTTGTGTTAGGATCTAAAATGCTAGTTTTCCTGCTTGATTAGTggcaaaaaaatatatgaagttCACTGAATTTGTTTCTGCAACTTTCTTTCAACTTCATAATGTTGATGTTCTTTTTATTTGATTAGGTTTTATATGCAGCTGTGATTTTTCTTTCagttcatcttctttttttttttttcaaatttaaagaTATTAATTTTTGTATTACTTCCTCGATCAGAGGTTTGGAGATGGGCCTAATGCTGAGCTATCCTTCGAATCCAGTGGTGACTATACAAGGACAATTGGACATCTGAACTTTTCAGATTTCGACataaataaaaatgataaaaattttGGGAATTCTTTGAACAGTGTGTGGTACCA
It includes:
- the LOC103702551 gene encoding bark storage protein A → MGVMRQLAVLLTVVVVITTFTTRSEGALPTNILEKVLMVNKKGPFLGLVVPNSFEMSPLLQSSKFVRSKRLPCLDFGGRRFRFGRVEKEKVIIVMTGLSMLNAGISTQLLLTLFDVKGVVHFGVAGNANPDLQIGDVTIPKYWAHTGLWNWQRFGDGPNAELSFESSGDYTRTIGHLNFSDFDINKNDKNFGNSLNSVWYQPEEVFPVSGVPEVRERAFWVSVDHHYFALSEKLEGMKLTRCINSTTCLKRIPVVKRVEGGCSANVFVDNAEYSQFLRSKFNVTPIDMESAAVALICLQQQVPFIAVRALSDLAGGGSSKSNEASVFGSLAAQNAVDAVTQFISLLA